The DNA sequence AATTACGTACCTGGAAGTTGTCAAATGCTCGTTGAGGAATGTTATCATCAAATTGCTGCATTGCATCCCACGGTCCGTCCCCAACTCCAACCAAGATAATTGACAGAGGATATTTGCTGTTTAAAGAATTCTGATAGTGAGGAcactataaacaaaaataagtGTGCTCTAGAAGCAGAATGCATTACTTTACCTAGCAGCAACTATGGAATTTACAGTCGCTTGTTCTTGGGCACTGAATCTTCCAGGTGGGGTATCAGGGCTTCTGGTAACCTACGCGAAGATAGACGCATTTCAAGGCCGTAAGAAGAACATATacaataaagaaaaaatgaaatgaccatgtgaaaaaagaagaagaaaaactacgGGCATTGAACATGTTTCACCAACCTGTCCGTCTGCTATAATAACAAGAACATGGTATTGTCCATTGTTTTTTTCAACAATGTCAATTGCCGCATCAATTATTGGGGAAAACGAGGTTGGACCTGTGAATAAGGAAACTAAGATTATCATATCTGGTGTGTGCACCATGCTCGAATTATACTAATCAGGTATAGCCGGGTGACATGTGACTACCAGGTATAGCAACGGATACGTAGACAATCAATATCAGATATATGCAATCAGGTTAGCTTCATTAACTTAATTGGGTGGAGGTAAGATAAAGAAGTTTGCTGCTGACAAAAGGATCCTTTAAAAGGCTGAATTGATACTGTAGACAAATTTATTTATACAGTATAACCTCAAACCACATGTACCATGGGATAGGGACTGCTATAACATGGTCAAAAAATCTAACAAAATATTGAGTATTGAGTATTCATTGACTGATTGACTTGTATAAAATGGTCTGAAAATGCTCATTCACCagattaatggaatattgagcaTTCATCCTCCACTTAatgtattttatatatatatatatatatatatatatatatataagtacattcaaagaaaaaaaaattaaacaattatAGTAAATGATTGGATACATTTAAAATAGAAGAACAACCGAAAGATATATTGTTTTCATATTTTTTGataaatgttttattttgtatcACATGTCATAGGAAGATGGTGTCAGGATAACAGAAGCCTGGAAATGAGCTTTCTTCTCCTGAGTTTTTCTAATTCCAATCAATTTTTACAAGTGTCATTGCTGTGGAGGGTGAGATCAGGAGTAGACAGAGAGTGAAACAGAATGGCTCAGCTTACACCAAGTGAAAGTTCAAATGAATGAGCTTCTTCATCTAGAACATCAAAATCTATTTCTTATCCTGAGCCAAGGAATTTTTAAACATTCATTGATGACACATGATTGTATGAATCAAAATCTTAGCATGAATTCATCTAAGTTTGGATAAAAGAAAACCAAGAATAAAATAACCAAGAAACACTCATTGTAGAAATACAGATAAAGCCAAGAGTTATCATACATATGGAGCAAGTCTTCGCTTCAGGAAGATGCTACTTGGCAGAAGGAAATTGCAACAATGAGAGGGCAAACTGTCAAATACCTGATAACCTTAAGTATGGAACAATCTCCCTATACCGAGCAAGAGCTTCCTCGAACCCAACACAGCATCGATCATCAGGATAAAAGCGGAACACACCTTGATCATGTGTTGATGCTACAAAAGATGATACGATCAGAAAGCTCTGTACTGATAACTGGTATGTATTTTCAAGcagaagtaaaaataataacttgACAGTAGACACTAACCATCGCCAAATCCAAAACAAGGAATTATATTATCTTCATCGAAAGGAGACAAAGTGCGGCCAATTATAGAGATTGCTTGCTCGTAAGGATTAGGTGTGCTACCGATAGCATGAAGACTTTTTCTGTTGAATGAATATTTGCCTACAATCATTGAAGTGTAACTTTTATCTACTTCCACAAGAAGTCATGAAAAATAATTCATCTAAAGGACTAGAAATATCACCTGTCCATTCATTGCTCTTTGTGAAGTCGATACCAAGTATTAAATTTGATGATTCAAGGCCAGCTTCTCTCAATGAAGCAATAACCTGGACATATATATTGATGCTTCTGGTTACTGAACACGCTCCATAAATAGCAGATAATGAATACACTTATTGCTAATTTATTACACATACAATTACCCACTCAGCAGGACTACTGATATGAAGGATGGATAAATAGTtgttgtttgtgtgtgtgtgtgtgtgtgacacATGCAAAAGCAGTTATCTTCTATATATAGACCATATCTTCATAAGTTTAAATCTCAGTTCATATACTCAGCAGGAATACTGATATGAAGGATGGATAAATAGTTCTTGTTTCTATATATGTGACCTTTCTGACACACCCAAAAGCAGTTATCagtttaatttcagtttacatACGTCTTATAAAAATCAATCAGTCAATAAGAAATGCAATGCTAGTGGTTGAAACCTGATCCAAAGAGTTGAAATTGTCGCCTATACGTGTAGATGGTAGCTTTTGTTTAGAACTAGAGTCCATCGAAGTGCCTGCATAGGAAGGTGGTTCAGGTGGGAAACTATCATGAGAATCATCATACGTCCATAAATtatcatgagaatcattatacGTCGATTCGCCATTCCCCATGTTTGGGAGGTAGATGGTACCTGTATCAGAAAAAGGAAACAGAGAATAGCGGATTAGAGGACAATTCTTGACGCATGCCTTAAATTAGTTCATTCAGATGCCTTATTTAATTCTCCCGCAACAAATTAGATGGGCAGAATAAGACTCGAAGTATGACAACTCCGGTATTTAGCTTATACATTTACAAACTCAAACAAGTCATCTCCATCCAGATGAATCAACCTATACGTCCTGTAATCTAGATCAAACACGTTGAGTTGGAATACTAAAACGGTTATAGGTCAGGTCAGTTAGCGCAATTCCCTTAGTTTTTAATCGCTGGACCAAATTCTTATTTCCAAACTAATTGCATTGGATTCCAAATTTCTGCTAACAATCGACTCAgaactcaaatttcaaataaacTCAGAATCCAAGAAATCCATGGTAACAAGAAAGCTTGACAATTTCTGACATCATATCAAACTCTAGATAATCAGAACTTGAGAAATGTACGGATTTCTAAAACTCAAATTCAATTTTCATGCACAACTTAACAACAAAACTAACAAGGAAACACAAAGACTTGACATGCTAAAGCAAATCACCAACAAACCCATTAGCACATGCCATCCAAAATATGAAACTAGAAGTGAGTCTCAACAATCAGAAAGTGAATATTACAGCAAACCATTGATCAGCAAAAGAGAGATTTTCAGAGACAAACCTGTAATATGTTGAAGCAGAGGAGATGAAAGGGGATTGATTGTTGTAACAATATTGGAGATGTTGATCTCTTAAATACCAAAAAGTCAACTGGGTGGCGttgggcttcttcttcttcttcttctgttcctTAAAAAAGTAGCAAACTTTTGCCTGGTTTTTCTATGATTCTCATATCTGTTTGGATTTCTTAAATGAATACATAACGTGCACACGTTGGGAATGTGGTCGTCAAGTTTGAATAGTCGGGTCAAAGGGATTTTACCGCTAAAGGACAAGCAAATTTTGGTTAGGACTTGGGAGCTAGAAAAATCCAAAAGGGTTTTGAAGGCCTGAAGAGAGCAAAGGGACTTTTACTTTTACCATAAACTCGTTTAAAAGTGGGACtttctagaaaaagaaaaaaaaatggataaCAGGAATCTAGATGGAATGATGGATACTTATGGCCTAAGTTTATGTTTGGTCTATCACTGTTCTCGCTCTTGGAGTAGGGGTCATTATGGGCCGggttagggccggccctaccctaaattttagggcctaGGATAGGGCCGGGTCAGgtctagtcaaagtcaacaaaatttagggccggatAGGGTAGGGCcgaggcttaaatatgctaatccTTAACCGCCCGAAAAGCCTGAGTCACTAGGGCAAAAATGGCCAGGTCGGGCAGGccttccaaatagggccgaaatgggcctaagggcaactccaaccataggcaccatttgggggtgctattctcattttagcacccccttgttgcactattcatatatgactcaattctcatctccaaccataGGCACCATTTGGGagtgctattttcactattcttgactaaaatataatatgagtataattttgatgaatattatattaaaaatatgttaatttaattaaataaggttaaaaaaataatttaacattttatcataatatttaaaaattattcttattatttaatgaattaaaaaaatatttttttttgtcagcatatacgacaaaagtgtcggcacatacgaataaaaatcaaactatttagatcataatatttaaaaatgattcttattatttaataaatttaaaatttttttttgtcggcATATACAACAAAAGTGTCGGCACATACGACAAAGAATCTAACTATTtagaagatattttgatgttttgtgtcGGCATATATGCCAAACAGCCGAATTTCGATGTGATTTCAGAGCCACGTGTCAATCTGTAATTGGTTGTCCAAATTACGGTTGATTCTTTGTCCGCCACGTGTCATATCTTATCTAATTATATGAACTCAAACCGTCCATAAATATGGGGTCATTGTCATCCTCatctctcacaaattcacaaacacttctcatacccaaatcacacaaatctttctttcttttccgttttgattttgtcaaaccatttctgcaatgaatcgtttgacgaaatggttgcagaaagatcaagaagaggcCGTCACGAGAAGTCGTCGACGAGCCTTGATGATGTCTGCCGCTGCCTTGCAAATCCAAACTTTGGAAGATGAGGATTCACAATGGGGTGGTTCTTCAGAAGGTCGTACCTATAAGGCGAGGGATCGAGAGTTGATGGATCTTCGACTCtgaaatcatcacgcacaagttgagcatcaaaccatccttctaccctatcaagcagaggcgccgagccttcgacgaagagaaataCCGTGTTATAGGAGAAGAAGTTTCCAAGCTGCagagcattgggttcatccaccaagtcatctatccccagtggatttccaacctggttatggtaaaaaaggctagcggcaggtgccggatgtgtgtcgacttcaaaaatcttaacaaggcatgcccaaaagatagtttcccactaccccgcattgatcagctggttgatgcaaccgctggacacgagctcctcagcatgatggatgcgttCTTCTactataatcagatcaagatgcatcccgacgacaaGGAATGcatcaccttcaccaccgacaaaggcctgtattgttacaatgttatgcctttcggtctgaacaacgcaggagcaacttatcagcgactgatgaacgccatgttcgcggaacatctgggcaagataatcgaggtctacatagacgacatgttggtcaagagtataaaagccagcggacatgtgacaaacctcaaaatcataataaccatcctcttggcctacggtatgcgtctcaacccagaaaaatgtttttttggcgtcaccgccagcaaatttctggtcATATTGTCAGTGAatgaggcatcgaggctaaccctgacaaggtgcaagccatcctcgacttgaaggacctagaatggaaggtgcacgtccaaagcctccagggcaaggtaaccgccctgtctcgattcatctccagactgactgACAgatgcgccccatttttcaaagtccttaaaacaacccacaagaaagtcatcgactggaacccaaagtgccaggcggcgttccagggcttGAAGGAGTACCTAGCGGCAGTTTCACTCatttccattcctgtgcaaggcgaaacactatacatatacctagcggtatcgcaaTCAGCtgtaagctgcgccatcgtctGGTGGGAGaaccaggacgagctcccagtgttctatgcCTGCAGAGGCATGAACTGAGCggaaacacggtatcctcccttggagcaacttgctctcgcactcatcattGCTgctagacgcctccgccagtacttccaagcccacacaatccatgtgctaaccaatcaatcgctgagacaagtaacgcagaaccctgaacatttggggcgcctcagcaagtgggccattaaGCTCAGCGAAttttacaaaccaagaaccgccatgaagggccaggcggtggcagacttcattgctgagctcacagAGCGCTAGCTCGAATCCAAAGTCGGAGCACAACCAAGAATGGAGATGGTGGTATCTGAGGAACAATCTCCCCgacagtcagactggaacctgcatgtggacggctcctctTGTCTCAAGGCCAGCGGCcccggaatcatcttaacaggtcTTGGGGGgctgaacgcggagtacgcgttgaaattcaacttcaaggcttccaataacatggcggagtatgaagcactcattgccggcctactcttggccatcgattcaggggccaacagtgtcaacatcttcagcgactctcaattAGTcattaaccaggtcaacgacagctttcaggccaaggactaGCAGTTGGCAGCATACTTAGGTTACGTCAACACActgctaaaaaaattcaaatttcacaccatcacacagatccccagggaaaagaatgccaaggctgattcactggcgagattGGCAACCTCTCAGCCATACCAAATtctagcggacacaagggtggagtgtcTCGACAAGCCAAGAATCAcaaaaaaccctagcggagatcttcaacattgaggtcaatcctagttggatggacgagattatcAAATACaaacgcaacgggacattgccagaggacaaagtCGACGCGCGacaactcaagcggagagcaacccgttatAACATCCAAaacggcaaactttaccgccagggattcactcaccccaacctccgctatCTAACCCAGAGGaaggaaaggtcgtgctggcaacgatacacggcggagaatgtggaaaccactcgggcgctagATCCTTGGCGAATCGCATaatgcgacagggctacttctggctTACACTCGGTGACAACGCCCGGCAGATAtcgaaatcttgtcacaaatgccaacaatatgctaatcttccacatgccccggcggaaccactgtcggtcATCATCGGTCCTT is a window from the Rosa chinensis cultivar Old Blush chromosome 2, RchiOBHm-V2, whole genome shotgun sequence genome containing:
- the LOC112187456 gene encoding E3 ubiquitin-protein ligase RGLG3 isoform X2, which encodes MDSSSKQKLPSTRIGDNFNSLDQVIASLREAGLESSNLILGIDFTKSNEWTGKYSFNRKSLHAIGSTPNPYEQAISIIGRTLSPFDEDNIIPCFGFGDASTHDQGVFRFYPDDRCCVGFEEALARYREIVPYLRLSGPTSFSPIIDAAIDIVEKNNGQYHVLVIIADGQVTRSPDTPPGRFSAQEQATVNSIVAASKYPLSIILVGVGDGPWDAMQQFDDNIPQRAFDNFQFVNFTKIMSDNRDISQKEAAFALAALMEIPYQYRATQRLQLSSYESEGGPRTRPLPPPRDVINHDNAVKSIPPMTSIPKVEASAPVLPEASVESVCPICLTNPKDMAFGCGHTTCKDCGVSLSSCPICREPISTRLRLYT
- the LOC112187456 gene encoding E3 ubiquitin-protein ligase RGLG3 isoform X1; amino-acid sequence: MGNGESTYNDSHDNLWTYDDSHDSFPPEPPSYAGTSMDSSSKQKLPSTRIGDNFNSLDQVIASLREAGLESSNLILGIDFTKSNEWTGKYSFNRKSLHAIGSTPNPYEQAISIIGRTLSPFDEDNIIPCFGFGDASTHDQGVFRFYPDDRCCVGFEEALARYREIVPYLRLSGPTSFSPIIDAAIDIVEKNNGQYHVLVIIADGQVTRSPDTPPGRFSAQEQATVNSIVAASKYPLSIILVGVGDGPWDAMQQFDDNIPQRAFDNFQFVNFTKIMSDNRDISQKEAAFALAALMEIPYQYRATQRLQLSSYESEGGPRTRPLPPPRDVINHDNAVKSIPPMTSIPKVEASAPVLPEASVESVCPICLTNPKDMAFGCGHTTCKDCGVSLSSCPICREPISTRLRLYT